The genomic stretch GTCGGGCAACGTCAGCCCCTTCGTGGACCAGGTGGTGAGCGCACCGGATGTGCCGTACGACGCCAACACCCCGGATGTCTCGGCGGTCAAGGATCTCTCCGTGCCGGACGAGATCAACTATGCCTTTGGCGTCAACGCGGCAGTGCTGCCGAGGGTGACGATGGCGTTCGATGTCGTTGGGCGAACGCTGCGCGATGTGCCGCGCTTCACGGTTGGTCGCCGGACCTTCGAGAGCCGCACCCCGGGGCCCTTGCCGTCCACTCCATTCCAGGGCGACGAGGAGCTCGTGTTCGAGACGACGACCGGTAACATGAACCTCGTGCTCGGCGCGTTCGGCTGGAAGATCAATGTGACGCGCACGCTGCTCTTGAACATGAGCTTCCTCGTTCCGATGAACGACTCGGGCCTGCAACCGGACATCACCCCGCATGTCGGATTCGATTACGTGTTCTAGCGGACCGCGGCCTCCGGCCGCGCTCCCCGACGCTCACTCGACGCCCCGAAACTTGACTCAACGAGTCAAGTTTTCGGTGCCTCAAGAGTTCTAGTCGACGATGACCCACGATTCCCCGGCCTTCTTCAAGCGCCAGGTCACGTTGAGAGAGCCCGTGGGCGGCAGGCCTCCGCGCTTCCAGACGTAGTCGTAGCGTAAGAAGCACTTGACCGTGGCGCTCTGACCGTCTGGAGCAATCTCGATGGAGGGATTGAGAATCGTGAGCGTGACCGATCGCAGCAGGGTGCCATAGGTCTGGGGAAATCCTTCGAACCCGGGCTGGAGCGCACGGATCTTGGCTTCGCTCAGGCTGCTGTAGGCCTCCTCGTACGCGTTCAGCACGCGACGAATTGCGGCGCGCTCAGTAGTCTGCATGGTGCCGGGCTTGGACGCGCGGGAAGCGCGCTCGGTACCAGCCGACGATGCGTCCCGTGAGGGGGAGGGCTTCTCCGTGCCCTTGCGTGGAGTGTCATCGGTCTTAGCGGTCGTGTCGCGTTCGCGGTCCGAGGGAGGCGAGACCGAACCGTTACCGTCTCTTTCTCTGGGTTCCCCGACCCCAGAGGCTGTTTTCGTCTGGCGGTCGCGGGCGCTCTCCGAAGCGCGCGGCCTTGGTTTACTGGCTGGCGGCTTCGTCGAGGCTTCACGCTCGTCCTCGAGCCGTGCCGCCTCGCGCTCAGTCGTGGGGCGGTCTGGCACCGGAGCGACGTCAGGCGGCACAGTCGATGACGCCGCCGGCGGTTCTACCGTGTCCGACGACGTTTCCGCGGGCGCACGGCTCGTCGTCGACCGTGCGGCTGTCGGGAGCACCGACTGGGCGGCGTGAGGCCAGCGAACCACCATGATTGCCGCCACGGCGATCAGGACCAATGCGCCGACGACTACCAAGCTCCGTCGATCTTGCAGAAGGCGGCGTGTCTGCAGCCCAGCCTGCCGCCCAGGCTGGCGCTGTGTGTTGCGCACGACTGCCGCAGCCCGACCTCTTCCGCTGCGCGTGTATGCACCGGCGACCGCCGCGGTGCGCCTCGCAGGGGCGATCATGCGCTCTCTGACGTAGTAACCGACAGCACGCCTGCTTCCGACACCGCGGCTGCGCAAGGCCTCCCATCGCTCTGTCCGCTTCTGGCGCGTCCGTGCCCGTCGAATGTCGCGGCGTGCGTGTGAGACAAGGGGATGGTCCAAGCCGTTCTCATCCAGCACGCCGAGCGCAGCAACCAACTGCCCTTGGTTGGCCAACGCACGCGCCCGTGCGACGGCGTCCCGTGCCACGCGGAGGCGCTCGGCCCCAGACGAGGCGGCGCGTCGGAGCGCCTCCACGGCCGAGGCGTGCGCCTCGTCTTCTGGCGCCTGGTCGATCAGCGCCACGGCTTCGTCGAAACGTTGACCCCGGATGGCTTCTCGTGTGGCAGCCAGCACAGCAGAGATACGCTGCTCGCGCTCTCGGTGGTCTTCCTCGCGTCGTTGCAGCGCCTGTTCCTCGTGACGCCGTTCTCGCTGCGCGACCTCCGCCCTGAGCTCTTGAAGCGCCTGCGTGACCACCACGTGTGGGGGCGCGTACGCTTCGAGGTCGCCAAGTGCTCCGGAGACGTCCCCCTTGGCAAAGCGCTCCCGCGCCTGCCTCACGGCCTCCTCGGCTGCTCGGAGCGCCTGGGCTCGTCTCCGCCCGGCAGTAATGGCTGCTTCTACGCGTGCCCGGAGCTCGAGCGCTTCGGAGCTCTGGGCGTCCAGCACGAGCGCCTCGGCGATGGCTCTCAACGCAGACTCGTGGGCACCGTCTTCCAGCTTTGCATGCGCGCGCTGCAGCGATGCCCGCACGGCACGATTCCGCTGCTCCGCGCGCTCCTGGTCGATTGCCGCGCGCTCGAGCTCGCGTCTGAGTGCCAACGCTTGCGGAAGGTTCGGGGCGCGCAACGTGGCGCGCCCAATCAAATCGGAGGCCATCGCGAGCTGGCCAGCGCTGAGGTGCTCAGCCGCTTGTTGGAGCCATGTGTCGACCTCGCGCCCGGCCTCCTCGGCGTTATCAGGCTGCGGGCCGAGCTTTCGCGGTCTGCTCGGTGTCGGCGTCGGGACGATGATGGTCGCCTCGTAGGTCGCGTCGAGCGCCGCGTCTCTCCCTTCGCCTTCGAGCCGGTGGCGCGCACGCTCGATATCGGCGCGCAACGTGAGCAGGTCCTGATACCGTGCGCCTGGCGTCTTGGCCAGACAACGCGAGACCATCGTGACGAGCTCCGCGTCCAAATCAACACAGAGCTCCGAGATCGGTACCGGCTCGGCGTGCATGATCTTGGAGATCACCTCCACGAACGTGCCGCTGAACGCCTGTCGGTAGGAGAGGATCTCGTAGAAGACCGCACCTACCGAAAAGATGTCGCTGCGATGGTCGAGGGCATCGGCGGACACCTGCTCCGGCGACATGTAATTCACCGTGCCCACGAGCGTCCCCATCTGCGTCAGACCGGGCCCCGCCATGCGAACGATGCCGAAGTCGAGCACCTTGAGCACGCTCTGGTTATCGACCATGAGGTTGGCCGGTTTCACATCGCGGTGCACGATGCCGGCACGATGGGCGCACGCAAGACCGGCGCAGAGGTCCTCGAGAAGCTTGAGGCGATAGCCGAGTGGAAGGATCGCGCGTCGGCGCGTGAGCTCGGCCAGCGATTCGCCGGCGACGTATTCCATGGCAATGAACGGCCGCCCGTCGTGGTCGCCGAGCTCGTAAATGGTGACGATATTTGGATGGGCCAAGCGCGCGATCGCGCGCGCCTCTCGCTCGAAGCGCTTCAGGAGCTCCTCGTGATCGAATTCCCGCAGCAGTTTCAGGGCGACGAGCCGGTCGAGCTTGGCGTCGTGGGCGAGGTACACCTCCGCCATCCCGCCGCGACCCAGCCGCTCGTGCACGGTATACTTGCCGATCCTGGAGGGGAGGCCGGACATGGGGTCCCCGGCGATGCTCGAACGCCGAATTTCTCGGATTCTACTTCATCGCCCCAGCCGCCCGTCTATCGCGGCGGCAGGCGGAAGCGAGCTGACGCAGGCAGCTCATCCGGGATGAATGGGCCGCTATAATGCGATTTTGGCCAAGGATGGCGCATGGAGCACGAAGACCTGGATGTGGACGTCTCGGCCCTCACGGCGCTCATCGAGCTGAGGAAGCAGGAAGAGCTCCTCGATTCATACTGCCGCCGAGCCGACGAGCTCAAGGGCCGGGTCGATGCCGCGGTGTTCGATCGCGTGACCAATGACTACAGCACCCGCCGACGCGCACTCGAGGAGCAGGCAGCTCCGCTAAAGGTGCGCGCAAGCACCGAGTATCGCAAGCTACGGCTCCTCTACGCGCGGGTGCAGCGCACACACGATGCCGCCAAGCTCGATAAGGAAGAGGTCGAGTTTCGCCATGCGATTGGCGAGATCGACGATGCCGCCCTCGCCGAGCGCGTCGGCGAACCGGACGAGATCTTGGCGAAGTGTGCGAGCGAGATGGCGGCCCTCGACGAGCAGGAAGCGCTCTTTCGTGACGCCTGTCCCGAGCTGCCGGTTGGCGAGGAGGCGATCCAGGAGCTCCCATTACCGGAGTCTGCGTCATCCTCAGACGAAGAGGGTATGGGGGGGACACCCATCGATGGAGAGCCGGCGGAGGCAGAGAGTGACCTGACGCGTGAGGTGCCGAACGCCCTCCATCTGGTGGACGGCGGTTCCGCAGTACCAGTGGACGGGACGGCTGAAACGCCGGTACCAGACACCATCGACGGCGCATCCCTGGAATCGAGCGAAGCCAACGAGCAGACCTTCATCGTTCCCAAAGCGATGCTGCTGAGCGACGAGGACGAGGGGAAGTCGATCAACTATCCGCTGGGAGCTGTGAATTACATCGGTCGGTCCCCGGACAATCAGCTCCAGCTTTCGCGTCCAGGCGTCTCCCGCCGCCATGCCGTGATCATGGCCACGGCCACGGGTGCTTATACGATACGCGACCTCAACTCTCAGAACGGCACCTACATCAACGGGGAGCGCATCAAGGAAGGGCCGCTCGAGGACGGTGATCGCATCTCGATTGGACAAGTGGATTTGGCGTTTCGAACGACTGTCGACGAGGCCCGTCCGCAGAGCTGAGCACGCGCAGCCGAATCCCCATGGAGGTCAAGGTCGATCGGCAGGACGAGTTGGTGACGGTCGCCTTGCTTGGCACCGTGGATGGTCGAGCGGCTGTCGAGCTCGAGCGGATACTGCTCGAGACTGCGCGCGATGGCGTGCGGTTCTTGGTCATCGATTTCAGTGCTGTCAGGCTGTTCGAAGGTGCCGGCATCCGTGTCCTGATCATGCTGAGGCGCAAGCTGGACGCGGCGCAAGGGATGCTCATCCTGTGCGCGCTTCCTCCTCACGTGCACGACGTGTTGGACGTGGCGGGCCTTGCGGGTCAATTCACGATTGTACCGACCGGCGCGGACGCATTGGCGTGCCTTCCGACCGCGGCGCCCGAGGATTCGGAACAAAGAGCGCTTGCCCACCGAGTGGTCCGTCTCCTCACCATTGGAGAATCACTACCCGATCCGGGGCTCACCCCGAGCGCCGATCGCCGCACGAGCTCCACCACGCTCGCCCACCACGTTGCCGATCTGCTGTCCGACGCGCTCGACCGGGAGAGCAGCCTGCCACGGCCCGATCTTTAGGTCGGGCGCGGAGAAGCCAAGCGCCGTTCCAGGCGCTCCTGTAGGTCCTCGGCCGCCAGCTCCTCGAGGCTCAAGCCAATCAGCGCATGAATCAAGCGTCCGACGCCGGCCGCATCGTCGAGATCGAGCTGTGCACGTTCAAGCGTCTCGAGCCGTTCCGTGGCACGATGCACGAGCTGCGCCACGACCGCGAAGGCGCGCGGCGACAACGGCGGCTCGCCGCAGTACTGCGCCAGGCGACCGCCGGATCGGAACGACGGATACGCCTCGAGTCCTAGGAAGCGCCGTGCCAGCTCGCCGTGGTACTTGCCGAAGGCTCGAACCAGCCCGATGAAGTCCGCCACGAGCTCGTCGGCCGCGTGGCTGCGCAGGGCGCCGAAGAGACGCCACGTGACGTAATGCGTCAGCTCGTGCTCGCGTCGAATGACCAACGACCGGGCCAGCCACTCCTGCCCTGAAATTCCGGCATCCTCGGCCGACACATCGCTGTAGGGTCCGGAGCTGAGCAGCACGAATCGGTCCTGATACAGCTCCTTGCGTTGACCGAACGCACGGAGCTCGCTCGACCATGCTTGTTCGTCGCCGGTCGTCCCTTGTCGCTGCTCCCAATGGGTCCGATACGCGGCGACCCGGTCCCAGTTCGTCAACCCCTTGACCAAGCAAGCCCCCATCGCGGCCGGCACCGAACGAGGCTCGTTGCGTTCCGTGAACGCTTGCA from Luteitalea sp. encodes the following:
- a CDS encoding FHA domain-containing protein yields the protein MEHEDLDVDVSALTALIELRKQEELLDSYCRRADELKGRVDAAVFDRVTNDYSTRRRALEEQAAPLKVRASTEYRKLRLLYARVQRTHDAAKLDKEEVEFRHAIGEIDDAALAERVGEPDEILAKCASEMAALDEQEALFRDACPELPVGEEAIQELPLPESASSSDEEGMGGTPIDGEPAEAESDLTREVPNALHLVDGGSAVPVDGTAETPVPDTIDGASLESSEANEQTFIVPKAMLLSDEDEGKSINYPLGAVNYIGRSPDNQLQLSRPGVSRRHAVIMATATGAYTIRDLNSQNGTYINGERIKEGPLEDGDRISIGQVDLAFRTTVDEARPQS
- a CDS encoding STAS domain-containing protein; the encoded protein is MEVKVDRQDELVTVALLGTVDGRAAVELERILLETARDGVRFLVIDFSAVRLFEGAGIRVLIMLRRKLDAAQGMLILCALPPHVHDVLDVAGLAGQFTIVPTGADALACLPTAAPEDSEQRALAHRVVRLLTIGESLPDPGLTPSADRRTSSTTLAHHVADLLSDALDRESSLPRPDL
- a CDS encoding protein kinase, translated to MSGLPSRIGKYTVHERLGRGGMAEVYLAHDAKLDRLVALKLLREFDHEELLKRFEREARAIARLAHPNIVTIYELGDHDGRPFIAMEYVAGESLAELTRRRAILPLGYRLKLLEDLCAGLACAHRAGIVHRDVKPANLMVDNQSVLKVLDFGIVRMAGPGLTQMGTLVGTVNYMSPEQVSADALDHRSDIFSVGAVFYEILSYRQAFSGTFVEVISKIMHAEPVPISELCVDLDAELVTMVSRCLAKTPGARYQDLLTLRADIERARHRLEGEGRDAALDATYEATIIVPTPTPSRPRKLGPQPDNAEEAGREVDTWLQQAAEHLSAGQLAMASDLIGRATLRAPNLPQALALRRELERAAIDQERAEQRNRAVRASLQRAHAKLEDGAHESALRAIAEALVLDAQSSEALELRARVEAAITAGRRRAQALRAAEEAVRQARERFAKGDVSGALGDLEAYAPPHVVVTQALQELRAEVAQRERRHEEQALQRREEDHREREQRISAVLAATREAIRGQRFDEAVALIDQAPEDEAHASAVEALRRAASSGAERLRVARDAVARARALANQGQLVAALGVLDENGLDHPLVSHARRDIRRARTRQKRTERWEALRSRGVGSRRAVGYYVRERMIAPARRTAAVAGAYTRSGRGRAAAVVRNTQRQPGRQAGLQTRRLLQDRRSLVVVGALVLIAVAAIMVVRWPHAAQSVLPTAARSTTSRAPAETSSDTVEPPAASSTVPPDVAPVPDRPTTEREAARLEDEREASTKPPASKPRPRASESARDRQTKTASGVGEPRERDGNGSVSPPSDRERDTTAKTDDTPRKGTEKPSPSRDASSAGTERASRASKPGTMQTTERAAIRRVLNAYEEAYSSLSEAKIRALQPGFEGFPQTYGTLLRSVTLTILNPSIEIAPDGQSATVKCFLRYDYVWKRGGLPPTGSLNVTWRLKKAGESWVIVD